A single region of the Podospora pseudopauciseta strain CBS 411.78 chromosome 1, whole genome shotgun sequence genome encodes:
- a CDS encoding hypothetical protein (COG:S; EggNog:ENOG503P6G9), producing MGEADHLNDIPPTFCHWGLFPRNIMISVNPSTYEPKIEGILDWDSALFAPAFMICEPPAYLWNSKLREEAADEEYKDWHIDLTFGPITEEDKKVKRVFEEAAGEEYVRFAYDPVYPLARRLFQFGMTGIHGNVADAEFNKLLEYWETLNKITKQVASRFTESMESVDMEPTHQQPDHPSSEETASNSEAGPKRWLRRVKERPQRFISI from the coding sequence ATGGGGGAAGCAGACCACCTCAATGACATTCCTCCCACCTTCTGCCACTGGGGCCTTTTCCCGCGCAACATAATGATCTCGGTCAACCCATCCACATATGAGCCCAAGATAGAAGGGATTCTTGACTGGGACTCGGCTCTATTTGCGCCTGCCTTTATGATCTGTGAGCCCCCCGCGTATCTGTGGAACAGCAAGTTGCGCGAGGAAGCAGCAGACGAAGAGTATAAGGACTGGCATATCGACCTCACCTTTGGCCCTATCACCGAGGAAGACAAAAAGGTCAAGAGAGTATTTGAAGAGGCCGCTGGGGAGGAGTACGTGCGCTTTGCATACGACCCAGTGTATCCTCTGGCTCGCCGACTGTTTCAATTTGGTATGACAGGTATCCACGGAAATGTAGCAGATGCCGAATTTAACAAGCTGTTGGAATACTGGGAAACCCTCAACAAAATAACGAAACAGGTTGCTAGCAGGTTCACAGAAAGCATGGAGAGCGTGGACATGGAGCCTACTCATCAGCAACCTGATCATCCCTCATCGGAGGAGACAGCCTCAAACTCCGAAGCGGGGCCAAAAAGGTGGCTGAGAAGAGTCAAGGAGAGGCCCCAACGTTTCATTAGCATATGA
- a CDS encoding hypothetical protein (COG:S; EggNog:ENOG503P6EK), with the protein MAVENTTWRNNVWLVWFYIVFPITVLIDLQEVIYPSSLLVPADAPLHFAYKAKQDYIAKFNDPIVQWSPETASGHDSWMGLFIHLEFFFLLPVMIYAMYKMGIRQKGTSGPDELLFFVYALYNALTTAVCIHDTFYWDKTIWADESQLWTLRSAYYAPFVFIPLLGAFDMGSRILSRFKAADAAAESKKAE; encoded by the exons ATGGCAGTCGAGAATACGACATGGCGAAATAACGTCTGGCTAGTGTGGTTTTACATCGTGTTTCCCATCACTGTCT TAATCGACCTCCAAGAGGTCATCTACCCATCCTCTCTCCTCGTCCCAGCCGACGCGCCTCTGCACTTCGCCTACAAAGCCAAACAAGACTACATCGCCAAGTTCAACGACCCCATTGTACAATGGTCACCCGAAACAGCCTCCGGTCATGACAGCTGGATGGGGCTTTTTATACACCTCGagttcttttttcttctccccgTCATGATCTACGCCATGTACAAGATGGGGATCAGGCAGAAGGGAACGAGCGGCCCCGACGAGCTACTCTTCTTTGTCTATGCGCTTTACAATGCACTCACCACAGCGGTCTGCATTCACGATACATTTTATTGGGACAAGACTATCTGGGCGGACGAGAGTCAGCTGTGGACGCTGAGATCAGCGTACTACGCGCCGTTTGTGTTCATCC CTCTCCTCGGGGCGTTTGACATGGGTTCACGCATTCTATCCCGGTTCAAGGCGGCGGATGCGGCGGCAGAATCGAAGAAGGCCGAGTGA
- a CDS encoding hypothetical protein (EggNog:ENOG503P529) gives MILRPWLRLPLLALTASFFGHVAIASSASHHELSLPSYHYGAPIRVECMNRSSETGEHVSLPDSPTHEIQWIPFPICNETSSPLEFRYGIEEEKNCTIPMISDPFFHLLEFYVHADAPLACRLPARPPPHIEVVGQRQPEQEYIPLVFALAGTLQLSHMHISTHMNVLLHSTPKQHVHPHDSGVLDSATAYSTSPLTHMEGGDTVRLVIGDPLPFKFSVRWFPTPALPKTEGRVEWQGMGGHIYASTVFYSLLSFGAGVVVAGAYFFGVILPKRLKGRTLGGATPLGYGVGVGNGWGYSGGGQKRAID, from the exons ATGATACTACGACCGTGGCTTCGACTGCCACTGCTGGCTTTGACAGCTTCCTTTTTCGGCCATGTTGCCATTGCTTCCAGCGCAAGCCACCACGAACTCTCCCTGCCATCCTACCACTATGGCGCTCCCATTCGGGTTGAGTGTATGAATCGCAGCTC AGAAACGGGCGAACACGTATCCCTCCCCGACTCCCCAACCCACGAAATCCAATGGATCCCTTTCCCGATCTGCAACGAGACGTCCTCACCGCTAGAATTCCGGTACGGAatcgaagaagaaaaaaattGCACAATCCCCATGATTTCTGACCCCttcttccatctcctcgAGTTTTACGTGCACGCCGATGCACCCCTCGCCTGCCGACTGCCCGCCCGGCCCCCGCCACATATCGAAGTCGTAGGCCAGCGACAGCCCGAGCAAGAATACATCCCTCTGGTTTTTGCGCTCGCGGGAACGCTGCAGCTGAGCCACATGCACATATCTACCCACATGAATGTTTTGCTGCACAGCACGCCCAAGCAACATGTCCATCCGCACGACAGCGGTGTTCTGGATTCTGCAACAGCATACTCGACGAGCCCCTTGACACATATGGAAGGCGGGGACACTGTGAGACTGGTCATTGGAGACCCGCTGCCTTTCAAGTTCAGCGTCAGGTGGTTCCCTACTCCTGCCCTGCCAAAAACTGAGGGAAGAGTCGAGTGGCAGGGGATGGGAGGACATATATATGCTTCCACAGTGTTTTATTCACTGCTGTCCTTCGGGGCCGGAGTTGTCGTGGCAGGTGCGTACTTCTTTGGAGTCATATTGCCAAAGCGGTTGAAGGGGAGAACGCTGGGAGGCGCGACACCGTTAGGATACGGCGTTGGAGTCGGGAACGGATGGGGTTACTCTGGTGGGGGTCAGAAGAGAGCTATTGACTGA
- a CDS encoding hypothetical protein (COG:O; CAZy:CE1; EggNog:ENOG503NYZ8), which produces MGSFFPASVGKGRPLAIMQFSTIALLALSCVAPVLGARSPGCGKTPTIRNGQYTTTVNGKQREYIVRLPDNYDRNFAYRLVFTFHALGGNAQQIANGGGGTLAWYGLPPLMTGNNSAIFISPNGLNQGWANTGGEDITFVDNMVRTIENDLCVEQSLRFATGFSYGGAMSYSWACSRPDQVRAISVLSSAVLSGCNGGTQPVAYYHQHGTRDSVLSISMGRQMRDRFVQNNGCTPLNPEPQPNGGRSTKTEYRNCLPGKPVTWVIFDGDHNPSQQDQGSNTPFAPGNTWEFWRQFQADGSSNPSPEPTSNPGNPQTTLITTSRAPEPTTGPAPGPTAPRWGQCGGQGWNGPTVCVSGTTCTKLNDYYHQCL; this is translated from the exons ATGGGCAGCTTCTTTCCCGCATCGGTTGGCAAGGGA CGACCTCTAGCCATCATGCAGTTCTCAACTATTGCGCTTTTGGCGCTTTCCTGCGTCGCTCCGGTCTTGGGCGCACGCTCTCCTGGTTGTGGCAAGACACCAACCATTCGCAATGGTCAATACACGACAACCGTGAACGGCAAACAAAGAGAATATATTGTCCGCCTCCCTGACAACTATGACCGCAACTTTGCGTACCGCCTTGTCTTTACCTTCCATGCTCTTGGAGGAAACGCTCAACAGATCGCCAACGGAGGGGGCGGTACCCTTGCCTGGTACGGTCTTCCCCCCTTGATGACAGGCAACAACAGTGCCATCTTCATCTCGCCCAACGGTCTCAACCAAGGTTGGGCCAACACCGGTGGCGAAGATATCACTTTTGTCGACAACATGGTGCGCACTATCGAGAACGATCTCTGCGTTGAGCAGTCTCTGCGCTTCGCCACCGGCTTCAGCTACGGTGGTGCCATGTCCTACTCTTGGGCCTGCTCTCGTCCTGACCAGGTCCGAGCCATCTCGGTTCTTTCCAGCGCTGTTCTCAGTGGCTGCAACGGAGGCACTCAGCCTGTGGCCTACTACCACCAGCACGGTACCCGCGACTCGGTCCTGAGCATCTCCATGGGCCGCCAAATGCGTGACCGATTTGTCCAAAACAACGGCTGCACCCCTCTCAATCCCGAGCCTCAGCCCAACGGAGGCCGCTCCACCAAGACCGAGTACCGCAACTGTCTCCCTGGCAAGCCCGTTACCTGGGTTATCTTTGACGGAGACCATAACCCGTCTCAGCAAGACCAGGGAAGCAACACCCCCTTCGCCCCTGGCAATACATGGGAGTTCTGGAGACAGTTCCAGGCCGATGGGAGCAGCAACCCCAGCCCCGAACCTACCTCCAATCCCGGCAATCCCCAGACCACCTTGATTACCACCTCTCGCGCTCCTGAGCCTACAACCGGACCGGCGCCCGGCCCTACTGCTCCTCGCTGGGGACAGTGCGGTGGGCAAGGGTGGAACGGTCCCACCGTCTGTGTCTCAGGAACCACTTGCACAAAGCTGAACGATTACTATCACCAATGCCTTTAG
- a CDS encoding hypothetical protein (COG:S; EggNog:ENOG503Q3AJ), with product MSAFLARNTETLLDIAADVIQLLKSSNATVGVAESLTAGGVMVALTSVPGASAVFLGGVVSYATPLKQTLLSVDATLIAKEGVIHEEVASQMAEGARRITTHDDAPPTTWGVGTTGVAGPDKQDGKAVGTVYIGIASPTGSKAFGPFNFPGTRERIREATVMEALARLREELMKARQA from the coding sequence ATGTCGGCCTTTCTGGCCCGTAACACAGAGACTCTGCTCGACATCGCAGCAGATGTGATACAGCTTCTTAAATCCTCGAACGCCACTGTTGGGGTTGCCGAGTCTCTCACAGCAGGGGGTGTCATGGTCGCCCTCACGTCTGTCCCAGGAGCCAGCGCTGTCTTCCTTGGAGGCGTCGTCTCTTATGCCACACCCCTCAAGCAAACACTCTTGAGTGTCGATGCAACTCTAATCGCTAAAGAGGGAGTCATTCATGAGGAGGTTGCTTCTCAAATGGCAGAAGGTGCGCGCAGGATAACGACACATGACGACGCTCCTCCCACGACGTGGGGAGTTGGCACTACTGGCGTTGCTGGACCTGATAAGCAAGATGGGAAGGCAGTTGGGACGGTCTATATCGGCATTGCCAGCCCCACTGGTAGCAAGGCGTTTGGTCCGTTCAACTTTCCAGGGACAAGAGAAAGAATACGGGAGGCAACAGTCATGGAGGCACTCGCAAGGTTGCGAGAAGAGTTGATGAAGGCGAGACAGGCATGA